A region from the Chitinophaga sp. Cy-1792 genome encodes:
- a CDS encoding RNA polymerase sigma factor has product MTTNNQANEILPHLFRREFTKMTAVLCRHFGLEHMEIAEDIVSEVFLIAAENWALKGIPDNPSGWLYTVAKNKTRDYLKRQQVFNTSVSPVLQQNPVYISPEITFTEQLINDSQLAMIFAVCNAHNSPEAQIALALQVLCGFSIEEIAHAFLSKPETIKKRLQRAKERLRSESFRIDILQEDALLSRLDTVLTTIYLLFNEGYFSQTSSLTIRKELCAEAIRLALVLTDTAFTNTPALNALLALMCYQSSRLDARTSNEGETLLFEEQDRGRWDQSLIDRGHYFLVNACTGETLSRYHLEAAIAYWHTLPDNENKWPNILQLYNQLIVLVYSPVTALNRAFALSRVSGPEIAIKEALKLNLSDNSYYHALLGYLYRNISPKTAVTHYQQAISLTPSTTEKQTLTRLMKDIAI; this is encoded by the coding sequence ATGACAACAAATAACCAGGCAAACGAGATACTCCCCCATTTATTCCGGAGGGAGTTTACCAAAATGACGGCAGTATTATGCCGTCATTTTGGGCTGGAACATATGGAGATTGCGGAGGATATTGTCAGTGAAGTATTCCTCATTGCGGCCGAAAACTGGGCACTGAAAGGTATTCCAGACAATCCTTCCGGCTGGCTGTATACCGTTGCCAAAAATAAAACCAGGGATTATCTCAAACGGCAACAGGTATTTAATACCAGCGTATCACCCGTGCTACAGCAAAACCCGGTGTACATCTCCCCGGAAATAACATTTACAGAACAGCTGATCAATGATAGTCAGCTGGCGATGATATTTGCTGTTTGTAACGCGCATAATTCGCCGGAAGCACAGATTGCGCTTGCCTTACAGGTATTGTGCGGATTTAGTATTGAAGAGATTGCCCATGCGTTTTTGTCTAAACCTGAAACCATCAAAAAACGCCTGCAGCGTGCAAAGGAAAGGCTTCGCAGCGAATCTTTCCGTATCGACATCCTTCAGGAGGACGCATTGCTGAGTCGCCTCGATACCGTCCTCACCACCATCTACCTGCTTTTCAACGAGGGTTACTTTTCTCAGACCAGCAGTCTGACCATACGGAAGGAACTCTGTGCAGAAGCTATCCGGCTGGCGCTGGTACTTACCGACACTGCCTTTACGAACACGCCTGCACTCAATGCCTTGCTGGCGTTGATGTGTTACCAGAGCTCCCGGCTGGATGCCCGCACCAGCAACGAGGGAGAAACCCTGCTTTTTGAAGAGCAGGACCGCGGGCGCTGGGACCAATCCCTGATTGACCGTGGACACTATTTCCTGGTGAATGCCTGTACCGGCGAAACACTGAGCCGTTACCACCTCGAAGCTGCCATTGCCTACTGGCATACGCTCCCCGACAACGAAAACAAGTGGCCCAATATCCTGCAGCTGTATAACCAGCTTATTGTTCTCGTATATAGCCCCGTTACGGCGCTGAACCGTGCTTTTGCACTTTCCAGGGTATCCGGCCCCGAGATCGCCATTAAAGAAGCGCTTAAACTCAATTTATCAGATAACAGCTACTATCACGCCTTATTAGGCTATTTATACCGGAACATCTCCCCGAAAACCGCTGTAACCCACTACCAGCAAGCTATCTCCCTAACCCCTTCTACTACCGAAAAGCAGACACTGACCCGCCTGATGAAAGATATAGCGATTTAA
- a CDS encoding YciI family protein, with protein MKEFALIFRLNNTSDAKPSPEQLQERMNWLAGIAAQNKLVDKGNTLSPVQAKTVKPGGIVTDGPFAEIKEFISGYIIVRTETIDEAVAIAQENPIFKVGGSIEVRALIKPHDNK; from the coding sequence ATGAAAGAGTTCGCATTAATTTTCAGACTGAATAATACTTCTGACGCAAAGCCTTCACCAGAGCAGTTGCAGGAGAGAATGAACTGGCTGGCGGGCATCGCTGCACAGAACAAACTTGTCGATAAAGGCAATACCCTTTCGCCGGTACAGGCCAAAACCGTAAAGCCTGGTGGCATCGTTACCGATGGCCCTTTTGCGGAAATCAAAGAATTTATCAGCGGTTATATTATCGTTCGTACGGAAACCATCGACGAAGCCGTAGCCATTGCACAGGAAAATCCCATCTTTAAAGTGGGAGGCAGTATTGAGGTGAGAGCGCTAATAAAACCACATGACAACAAATAA